The Spirosoma radiotolerans genome has a window encoding:
- a CDS encoding queuosine precursor transporter, with protein sequence MASSFTNKRTNLYIFLSAVFLTNALVAEIIGVKIFSVETLLGTKPAQIHLFSDFILDFNLTAGAVIWPFVFITSDIINEYFGKAGVRRISFLTAGFVGFSFLIIYAVTNLPPAQFWLDVNAKDAAGNPINIDNAFQMIFRQGLGIIIGSLTAFLVGQILDVYVFHSLRKITGNRQIWLRATGSTLVSQLVDSFVVLGIAFYVFGNWSLSQVMAVGIINYIYKATSAVVLTPLLYIAHYFIDRYLGKEHAEELANESAMSSFM encoded by the coding sequence ATGGCTTCTTCCTTTACCAATAAGCGTACAAACCTTTATATTTTTCTGAGTGCGGTGTTCCTGACCAATGCGCTCGTTGCCGAAATTATTGGCGTTAAAATCTTTTCGGTCGAAACCTTATTGGGCACCAAGCCCGCCCAAATTCATCTATTCAGTGATTTTATCCTCGATTTCAACCTCACGGCGGGTGCAGTGATCTGGCCATTTGTTTTTATCACCTCCGACATTATTAACGAGTATTTTGGCAAGGCAGGCGTCCGGCGCATTTCCTTTCTGACAGCCGGATTTGTTGGCTTTAGCTTCCTGATCATTTATGCCGTCACTAACCTCCCGCCCGCGCAATTCTGGCTCGATGTGAATGCAAAAGACGCAGCCGGGAACCCCATCAACATTGATAATGCCTTCCAAATGATCTTCCGGCAGGGACTGGGTATTATCATTGGCTCGCTTACCGCCTTTCTGGTCGGGCAAATCCTGGATGTGTACGTGTTTCATTCCCTCCGAAAAATCACGGGCAATCGACAAATCTGGCTGCGCGCAACCGGCTCAACCCTTGTTTCTCAACTCGTTGATTCATTTGTTGTGCTCGGTATTGCCTTTTATGTTTTTGGCAACTGGTCGCTCTCGCAGGTAATGGCCGTTGGCATTATCAACTACATCTACAAAGCCACGTCGGCCGTTGTGCTCACGCCTTTGCTCTACATTGCCCATTACTTCATTGATCGGTATTTAGGGAAAGAACATGCCGAAGAACTCGCCAATGAGTCGGCCATGAGTTCGTTCATGTAA
- a CDS encoding alpha-E domain-containing protein: protein MLSRVANSVYWMHRYIERAENYARFMSVNFNLALDLPPNVDQQWEPLLIATADHDLFTKYYKDPTRENVIQFMTFDKRNPNSIVTCLSYARENARTIREVISKEMWEHLNQFYLMVRDTSPQQQWGEIQTQNFFTEIRNSVQLFYGIIDATITRNEAWHFGRLGRFLERADKTSRFLDVKYFTLLPQIDAVGSTIDLMIWSAVLKSVSAYNMHRQQYRSLTPSSIVEFLILDKMFPRAVAHCIRQAELSLYEISGNNMANGFGNSAERTLSKLRTEIEFTETADIFQSGLHQYLDNFQTRTNEIGSAIFETYFDLKPIEV, encoded by the coding sequence ATGCTGAGCCGCGTTGCCAATTCTGTTTACTGGATGCATCGATATATTGAACGGGCCGAAAATTATGCCCGTTTCATGAGCGTAAACTTCAACCTAGCCCTCGATTTGCCCCCCAATGTCGATCAGCAGTGGGAGCCGTTATTAATTGCAACGGCAGATCATGATTTATTTACCAAGTATTATAAAGACCCCACACGGGAGAATGTCATTCAGTTTATGACCTTCGACAAGCGTAATCCAAACTCCATTGTGACGTGTTTGAGTTATGCCCGGGAAAACGCCCGCACCATCCGCGAAGTCATTTCGAAGGAAATGTGGGAGCATCTGAATCAGTTTTATCTGATGGTGCGCGATACGTCGCCACAGCAGCAGTGGGGCGAAATTCAAACGCAGAATTTTTTTACGGAAATTCGTAATAGTGTCCAGCTTTTTTATGGTATCATCGACGCGACCATTACGCGTAACGAAGCCTGGCATTTTGGCCGGCTGGGCCGCTTTCTGGAACGCGCCGACAAAACCTCCCGCTTCCTGGACGTAAAATACTTCACCTTATTACCACAGATCGACGCCGTCGGATCGACCATTGATCTCATGATCTGGTCGGCGGTTCTCAAGTCAGTGAGTGCCTATAACATGCACCGGCAGCAGTATCGGTCGCTGACCCCATCGAGCATTGTCGAATTTTTGATTCTGGATAAAATGTTTCCACGGGCAGTCGCGCATTGCATCCGGCAGGCTGAGTTGTCGCTTTACGAGATTTCGGGCAACAACATGGCCAATGGGTTTGGTAACTCGGCCGAGCGGACGCTCTCGAAACTTCGGACCGAAATTGAGTTTACCGAAACCGCTGATATTTTTCAATCCGGCCTGCATCAATACCTCGATAATTTTCAGACGCGGACCAATGAAATTGGCAGCGCAATCTTCGAAACATATTTTGACCTGAAGCCGATCGAAGTGTGA
- a CDS encoding NIPSNAP family protein, which yields MTDKLYSLFLIGLLFCTATFAMPNLESSTPAKPAPDKSAPSSKYYEVRIYYPTPGKYAEIVDRFRQYTTKIFEKHGMENIGYWTPTDTSRKELIYILAYPSKEARDASWKAFGSDPEWKAVVAKTEANGKLVDHVDQIFMTEADISPKIKVSQKSPERTFELRTYTATPGKLPNLLTRFRDHTIKLFSKHGMTNVAYWVTQEKDPNTQPKLVYILAHPSEAEGKAHFEEFRKDPKWIAAKDASEKEAGGSLTTKVESVYMKPTDYSPIK from the coding sequence ATGACAGACAAACTGTATTCACTATTTCTAATTGGCCTGCTTTTCTGTACGGCCACATTTGCAATGCCTAATCTGGAGTCATCAACGCCCGCCAAACCTGCGCCGGATAAATCAGCGCCAAGCTCTAAATATTATGAAGTACGTATTTACTACCCGACACCAGGAAAATACGCGGAGATTGTCGACCGTTTCCGCCAGTATACAACCAAGATTTTCGAAAAGCACGGCATGGAAAACATTGGCTACTGGACGCCTACCGATACATCCCGGAAAGAATTGATCTATATTCTGGCTTATCCAAGCAAGGAAGCCCGCGATGCTTCCTGGAAAGCCTTCGGTAGCGATCCCGAATGGAAGGCTGTTGTCGCGAAGACGGAAGCAAATGGCAAACTGGTCGACCATGTCGATCAGATTTTCATGACCGAGGCCGATATATCTCCAAAAATCAAAGTGAGCCAGAAATCGCCGGAACGGACGTTTGAACTGCGTACTTATACGGCAACACCCGGCAAATTACCCAATCTGTTGACCCGATTCCGCGATCATACGATCAAACTATTCAGCAAACACGGGATGACCAATGTAGCTTACTGGGTTACGCAAGAAAAGGACCCGAATACACAGCCCAAATTAGTTTACATTCTGGCACACCCTAGCGAAGCCGAAGGAAAAGCCCACTTCGAAGAGTTCCGGAAAGATCCCAAATGGATTGCGGCCAAAGATGCATCGGAAAAGGAAGCGGGTGGCTCACTAACAACCAAAGTTGAGTCGGTTTACATGAAACCGACGGATTATTCGCCAATAAAATAA
- a CDS encoding Gfo/Idh/MocA family protein — protein MKPIDRLVTNLMESAALSRQDFLQLTGRSLAVGALGTALASCEKKPEATNAAQSTASTPSGPVPKLPATSPPAEVPADSTKPIELEQIKAKTEQQEGPTPTPMSDDQRIGYAIVGLGHLTLNQILPAFGACTKSKVVALVSGSPEKMQKVATQYGIKKESCYSYADYDKLRDNKEVQAIYIVLPNGMHAEYTIRGAQAGKHILCEKPMANTAQECQAMIDACKKADRKLMIAYRIQYEPHNKMVRDMVQKEQFGKVKSIIANNGQNSDNPKHWRFNKALAGGGALPDVGLYCLNTIRFVLGEEPSEVVAYVHSTPDDPRFKEVEEQVNWLMKFPSGVQASCATSYGHHDDKNYKVMADTGWIKMDPAFPYTGLQLETSQAQGTENQIIQHKIADKDHFSTEMDHFSECLLENKVPFTPGEEGLQDQKIIEAIYQSAREGKPVKLPAVSKKDAFRGPEPTA, from the coding sequence ATGAAACCGATTGATCGTTTAGTGACTAACCTAATGGAGAGCGCTGCGCTGTCTCGGCAGGACTTTCTTCAACTAACGGGGCGTAGTCTGGCTGTTGGTGCGCTGGGTACCGCGCTGGCATCGTGCGAGAAAAAGCCTGAAGCGACTAATGCTGCCCAGTCAACAGCCAGCACCCCGAGCGGACCAGTGCCCAAATTACCCGCCACATCGCCCCCGGCCGAAGTGCCCGCCGACTCAACCAAACCCATTGAGCTGGAACAAATTAAGGCCAAGACTGAACAGCAGGAAGGACCTACACCAACGCCCATGTCCGACGATCAGCGAATAGGGTACGCAATCGTGGGCCTGGGTCACTTGACGCTCAACCAGATTTTACCGGCTTTCGGGGCCTGTACCAAATCGAAAGTAGTGGCCTTAGTCAGTGGCAGTCCCGAAAAAATGCAGAAAGTGGCCACCCAGTACGGCATCAAAAAAGAGAGTTGTTACAGCTACGCTGACTACGACAAACTGCGTGACAATAAAGAAGTACAGGCCATTTATATCGTGCTGCCCAACGGCATGCACGCCGAATACACCATCCGGGGAGCGCAGGCCGGGAAGCATATTCTCTGTGAAAAACCGATGGCCAACACAGCCCAGGAATGTCAGGCGATGATTGACGCGTGTAAAAAAGCGGACCGCAAATTGATGATCGCTTACCGGATTCAGTATGAGCCCCACAACAAGATGGTGCGCGACATGGTCCAGAAAGAGCAATTTGGTAAAGTGAAAAGCATTATTGCCAACAACGGCCAGAACTCGGATAACCCCAAGCACTGGCGATTCAATAAAGCATTGGCGGGCGGTGGCGCCTTGCCCGATGTTGGCTTATACTGCCTGAATACAATTCGGTTTGTGCTTGGCGAAGAACCCTCAGAGGTTGTAGCTTACGTTCACAGCACACCCGATGACCCCCGGTTTAAAGAAGTCGAAGAGCAGGTAAACTGGCTCATGAAGTTTCCGAGTGGCGTCCAGGCCAGTTGCGCCACCAGTTACGGTCACCACGACGATAAAAACTACAAAGTGATGGCCGACACAGGCTGGATTAAAATGGACCCGGCTTTTCCATACACGGGTTTGCAACTGGAAACCAGTCAGGCGCAGGGGACCGAAAACCAGATTATCCAGCATAAAATTGCCGACAAAGATCATTTCTCCACGGAGATGGATCACTTTTCGGAGTGCCTGCTGGAAAACAAAGTGCCGTTTACGCCGGGCGAAGAAGGTCTTCAGGATCAGAAAATTATCGAAGCTATTTATCAGTCGGCACGAGAAGGCAAGCCCGTAAAACTGCCCGCGGTGAGCAAAAAAGATGCCTTCCGGGGACCCGAGCCAACAGCCTGA
- a CDS encoding OmpA family protein, which translates to MIRSSQKALLTLVVYFLLVGSGMVRSQAIDYSRINASGGAHRPALAPIKSDSTRNNKPSLLTIKVFSGDITQPLTSAVAVMTSRVTNRTERVVIANGQLTRIFEKPDNLTIEVSAAGYRPAQRTMAIAVSPQGNRYEFDAQLDRMTISLTMSAVDRSTNKIIPDVRFTISSKISGMTSTTLTPDATTGLSKIELPSKGTYVVSSIAKGYADFVKPIKLDSAQNEARFILTASPKPEPVKPQSLPEISVVGNASPPGPPIDRARPTVPVIRSTIAGPSVAVKQPFGVIEKGKPVRLNDIYFDQSSPVLRPESFTELDQLSSILLANPTMQIEIRGHTDNQGDFDLNVKLSRDRCQAIIDYLVGKGIQKIRLKAVGRGPIDPIAPNNTEENRRKNRRVEFVVI; encoded by the coding sequence ATGATCCGATCTAGTCAAAAGGCACTACTGACACTCGTGGTGTATTTTCTGCTTGTTGGCTCTGGTATGGTTCGAAGTCAGGCGATTGATTACTCCCGGATTAACGCATCAGGAGGTGCTCATCGACCGGCGCTGGCACCGATAAAGTCAGATTCTACCCGGAACAATAAACCCAGCCTGCTGACAATCAAGGTTTTTTCAGGTGATATTACTCAGCCGTTAACATCGGCGGTGGCAGTTATGACATCACGCGTTACCAATCGGACAGAACGTGTTGTCATCGCCAACGGGCAGCTTACACGAATATTCGAAAAGCCTGATAACCTGACTATTGAAGTGAGTGCAGCCGGGTATAGGCCCGCCCAACGTACCATGGCAATTGCTGTGTCTCCTCAGGGTAATCGGTACGAGTTCGATGCTCAGTTGGATCGGATGACCATCAGCCTCACTATGTCAGCAGTTGACAGGAGCACGAATAAAATTATTCCCGATGTTCGCTTTACCATTAGTAGTAAAATTAGTGGTATGACATCCACGACACTCACTCCCGATGCGACCACTGGTTTGTCTAAAATAGAACTACCGAGCAAGGGTACCTATGTGGTAAGTAGTATTGCCAAAGGATATGCTGACTTTGTAAAGCCGATAAAGCTGGACAGTGCACAAAATGAAGCCCGGTTTATTTTGACCGCCAGTCCGAAACCCGAGCCTGTTAAGCCGCAATCGTTACCGGAGATTTCAGTAGTCGGTAATGCAAGCCCACCAGGTCCGCCTATTGACAGGGCCAGGCCAACGGTGCCGGTAATAAGATCAACAATAGCAGGGCCCAGTGTGGCCGTCAAACAGCCCTTTGGTGTAATTGAGAAAGGAAAGCCTGTGCGGCTAAACGATATTTATTTCGATCAGAGCAGTCCCGTGCTACGCCCGGAATCTTTTACGGAGCTGGACCAACTTTCTTCCATTCTCCTGGCCAATCCGACTATGCAAATCGAGATCCGGGGCCATACGGATAACCAGGGCGATTTTGATCTGAACGTAAAGCTCTCGCGCGACCGATGTCAGGCAATCATAGACTACCTGGTTGGGAAGGGTATTCAAAAGATACGACTGAAAGCCGTTGGCCGTGGGCCCATTGACCCGATAGCCCCCAACAATACTGAAGAGAACCGCCGGAAAAACAGGCGTGTAGAGTTTGTGGTTATCTAA
- a CDS encoding ABC transporter ATP-binding protein, whose translation MAKKEIPHAAPADTKDQVSWRERFAALGNLPAFFKLVWEVSPGLFLGNAALRLIRAAIPAATLYVGKLIIDQVVGLSRHANDDTNYIWWLVGAEFGLAVLSTALARAVALMDGLLGDLFANQTSIRLMEHAATLDLEQFEDATFYDKLERARRQTTGRTVLLSGVFGQVQELISVGFLAAGLAVYNPWLLLLILLAVTPSFIGDNYFNQRSYSLSRSWTPERRELDYLRFIGASDETAKEVKIFGLSGFLIDRFRSLSWEYYLKNRVIAISRAGWGTLLTALGTAGYYGAYVWIVMRAVSGQISLGDLTFLAGSFRQVRASLEGILLQFSSLTQEAIYLQDLFDYFAIKPLIHSPKTTRAFPNPIREGFVFENVGFKYTNSERWALRNLSFTLQAGEKLALVGENGAGKTTLVKLLARLYDPAEGRILLDGYDLREYDLMELRRNIGVIFQDYTRFKMSAGINIAVGDIDERTNQPRIETSAQRSLADTVIAKLAGGYDQQLGRSFGKGVELSGGEWQKVALGRAYMRDAQLIILDEPTAALDARAEYEVFQRFGTLTDGKSSVIISHRFSTVRMADRILVLENGTLLEIGSHYELLEKDGRYAELFGLQARGYQ comes from the coding sequence ATGGCAAAAAAAGAAATTCCACACGCTGCCCCTGCTGATACGAAAGATCAGGTAAGCTGGCGCGAACGCTTTGCCGCTCTGGGTAACCTGCCTGCATTTTTTAAGTTAGTCTGGGAGGTTTCGCCTGGTTTGTTTCTGGGCAACGCTGCATTGCGCCTGATTCGGGCGGCCATTCCGGCGGCAACACTTTATGTCGGCAAACTAATTATTGATCAGGTCGTTGGCCTCTCTAGGCATGCAAACGACGATACCAACTATATCTGGTGGCTCGTTGGCGCTGAATTTGGGCTGGCGGTACTGTCGACGGCCCTGGCCAGGGCTGTAGCTCTGATGGATGGGTTGCTGGGCGATCTGTTTGCCAATCAGACCTCCATCCGCCTGATGGAACATGCTGCTACGCTCGATCTGGAACAGTTTGAAGACGCTACGTTTTACGACAAACTGGAACGCGCCCGACGCCAAACTACCGGCCGAACGGTGTTATTATCTGGCGTATTCGGGCAGGTTCAGGAACTGATTTCGGTAGGTTTTCTGGCGGCTGGTCTGGCGGTCTATAATCCCTGGTTATTGCTGCTGATTCTCCTGGCGGTTACGCCATCATTTATTGGTGATAATTATTTCAACCAGCGCAGCTATTCGTTGTCCCGTTCCTGGACACCCGAACGGCGCGAACTCGACTACCTGCGCTTCATTGGGGCAAGTGACGAGACGGCTAAAGAAGTCAAGATATTTGGGTTATCCGGTTTCCTGATTGATCGGTTTCGGTCTTTGTCCTGGGAATATTATCTGAAGAATAGGGTAATCGCCATTAGTAGGGCCGGGTGGGGAACGTTACTGACGGCGCTCGGTACAGCGGGTTATTATGGGGCTTACGTCTGGATTGTGATGCGGGCCGTCAGCGGTCAGATTTCATTAGGCGACCTGACGTTTCTAGCTGGGTCGTTCCGGCAGGTGCGGGCTTCTCTGGAAGGCATTCTGCTTCAGTTCAGCAGCCTGACACAGGAAGCAATTTACCTACAGGATCTGTTCGATTACTTCGCCATCAAGCCGTTGATCCATTCGCCCAAAACAACACGCGCCTTTCCAAACCCGATTCGGGAAGGATTCGTATTCGAGAACGTCGGCTTCAAATACACAAACTCCGAACGTTGGGCGCTGCGAAACCTCTCGTTTACGCTTCAGGCGGGGGAAAAATTAGCCCTTGTTGGCGAGAATGGTGCCGGTAAAACAACCCTTGTTAAATTACTGGCCCGGCTTTATGATCCGGCGGAGGGGCGCATACTACTCGATGGGTATGATTTGCGGGAATACGACCTGATGGAGCTTCGACGTAATATCGGCGTCATTTTTCAGGATTATACGCGCTTTAAAATGTCGGCCGGAATCAATATCGCCGTTGGCGATATCGACGAACGAACCAACCAGCCGCGCATCGAAACGTCGGCGCAACGCAGTCTGGCTGACACGGTCATTGCCAAACTCGCTGGTGGTTACGACCAGCAACTTGGTCGCTCGTTTGGCAAAGGCGTTGAACTGTCCGGGGGCGAGTGGCAAAAAGTCGCCCTTGGCCGGGCCTATATGCGCGATGCTCAACTAATCATACTCGACGAACCTACGGCCGCGCTCGACGCCCGTGCCGAGTATGAAGTTTTCCAACGCTTTGGCACACTGACGGATGGTAAATCATCGGTTATTATTTCTCACCGGTTCAGCACCGTCCGAATGGCCGACCGAATTTTGGTCTTAGAAAACGGCACCCTGCTCGAAATCGGAAGCCATTATGAGCTTCTGGAGAAAGATGGCCGGTACGCCGAGCTATTTGGCTTACAGGCCAGAGGATATCAATAG
- the argC gene encoding N-acetyl-gamma-glutamyl-phosphate reductase, with the protein MTDKISVGIIGGAGYTGGELLRILINHPFVEVSFTHSKSQAGKPVWSTHTDLLGDTDLTFSGQEVGELLAQEGLDAIFLCSGHGASATFMAEHEVSDDIAVIDLSADFRDEQDDFVYGLPELNRERIQEAMRIANPGCFASSIQLALLPLAKAGKITADVQVSAITGSTGAGQALVPTTGFTWRNNNVSIYKAFTHQHLAEIRQSLTQLDPDFSHAINFVPYRGDFTRGIMANVYTPFAGTLDEAKALYRTYYEAHPFTHLSDAPVDIKQVVNTNKCLLHLEVHDGQLLITSVIDNLTKGAAGHAVQNLNLVFGLPEDTGLRLKSVAF; encoded by the coding sequence ATGACAGATAAAATCTCAGTAGGTATCATTGGGGGAGCAGGTTATACGGGTGGCGAGTTGCTACGTATCCTGATTAATCACCCATTTGTGGAGGTGTCGTTTACCCACAGCAAAAGTCAGGCGGGCAAACCGGTCTGGTCGACGCATACGGACTTACTGGGCGACACCGACCTGACCTTTTCAGGTCAGGAAGTAGGTGAGTTACTGGCTCAGGAAGGGCTGGATGCTATTTTCCTTTGTTCAGGACATGGCGCTTCGGCTACCTTTATGGCCGAGCATGAGGTCTCCGACGATATTGCCGTGATTGACCTTAGCGCTGACTTTCGCGACGAGCAGGACGATTTCGTGTATGGTCTTCCGGAACTTAATCGGGAGCGGATTCAGGAAGCGATGCGCATTGCCAACCCCGGTTGTTTTGCCAGCAGTATCCAACTGGCCCTTTTGCCCCTGGCGAAAGCCGGAAAAATTACGGCCGATGTACAGGTGAGTGCCATTACGGGCAGCACGGGAGCGGGTCAGGCACTGGTACCGACAACGGGCTTTACGTGGCGCAATAACAACGTATCGATTTATAAAGCCTTCACCCACCAGCACCTGGCCGAAATTCGACAGAGCTTAACCCAACTTGATCCCGACTTCAGTCACGCGATCAATTTTGTGCCTTACCGGGGTGATTTCACGCGCGGCATTATGGCCAACGTATATACGCCCTTTGCCGGAACTCTGGACGAAGCCAAAGCGTTGTACCGCACCTACTACGAAGCGCACCCGTTTACGCACCTTAGCGATGCGCCAGTGGATATAAAGCAGGTGGTCAATACCAACAAATGCCTCCTTCATCTGGAAGTGCACGATGGACAATTGCTGATTACGAGCGTCATTGATAACCTAACGAAAGGCGCAGCAGGCCACGCTGTTCAGAACCTGAACCTTGTTTTTGGTTTACCCGAAGACACAGGCCTACGCCTTAAATCGGTGGCTTTCTAG
- a CDS encoding glycosyltransferase family 9 protein: MQLLDVVVDTYARGYHKRRETVEGNADVPRFLFMTSGHLGDALTLSYLFPLIQRAHPTCVIDVVAGDWCDPILANNPYIRRLIHLNHANTNRRSISRFAKWRDHIHTTKAAIELLKEESYTASIDVRFSDSPMHFLLPSIKVQKAVGFGSRGFGGLLDEEFFLPDGEFHHLDVMLAMLRSIGVHAGLSDIEPYFNFPKAARLTVRQKLPFLDGRPLLVLFPESGEISRFLPHSFWQQLVGKLLDETDFLLVGCGQLPQTAQLMDQLADDYPDRRDRLHKAVNSLSLSEVAALSELATIAFTLESLPAHLCSIFCPTVSFFKNGTGLQFFPLANYPDLVFHNHQFSRDLTIDRPGFTSVYVDQFNEDVSNQALQWLQMTVAKKA; this comes from the coding sequence TTGCAGCTGCTTGATGTGGTTGTTGATACGTATGCACGCGGTTATCATAAACGGCGGGAGACTGTCGAGGGTAACGCCGATGTTCCCCGATTTTTATTCATGACGTCAGGGCATCTGGGCGATGCCCTGACGTTGTCTTATCTGTTTCCACTCATTCAACGGGCACACCCGACCTGCGTCATCGATGTGGTTGCCGGAGACTGGTGCGATCCGATCCTGGCCAACAATCCATATATCCGCCGACTAATTCACCTCAATCATGCCAACACAAACCGCCGATCAATCAGTCGGTTTGCCAAGTGGCGTGATCACATTCACACGACAAAAGCGGCTATAGAACTCTTAAAAGAGGAGTCCTACACGGCCTCGATCGATGTCCGATTCTCGGATTCGCCCATGCATTTCCTGTTGCCTTCGATTAAAGTGCAGAAAGCGGTTGGGTTCGGTTCGCGGGGATTTGGTGGTTTGCTGGATGAAGAGTTCTTTTTGCCCGACGGCGAGTTTCATCACCTGGACGTCATGCTGGCTATGCTGCGCTCCATTGGCGTACACGCCGGTTTATCGGACATCGAGCCCTACTTCAATTTCCCGAAAGCTGCCCGACTGACGGTTCGGCAGAAGTTGCCCTTCCTGGATGGTCGCCCGCTGCTGGTTCTGTTCCCGGAGAGTGGGGAAATCAGCCGGTTTTTGCCCCATAGTTTTTGGCAACAACTGGTTGGAAAGTTACTCGACGAAACCGATTTTCTGCTGGTCGGTTGTGGTCAGTTGCCGCAGACAGCCCAGTTAATGGACCAGTTGGCCGACGACTACCCCGATCGGCGCGACCGGCTTCATAAAGCGGTCAACAGCCTGTCACTGTCGGAGGTGGCGGCTTTGTCGGAACTAGCAACGATTGCCTTTACGCTGGAATCGTTACCCGCCCATTTGTGTTCCATCTTTTGTCCGACCGTTTCTTTTTTCAAAAATGGCACCGGGCTACAATTTTTTCCACTGGCGAACTACCCAGATCTAGTATTTCACAACCACCAATTCAGCCGTGATTTGACCATCGACCGACCTGGTTTTACGAGCGTTTATGTTGACCAGTTTAATGAAGATGTGTCGAATCAGGCCCTGCAATGGCTACAAATGACCGTTGCGAAGAAAGCATGA
- a CDS encoding argininosuccinate synthase, with the protein MSQKVVLAFSGGLDTSFCVKYLSEDRGMDVYSVLVDTGGFSDAELKAIEERAYSLGVKSHVTISKTDDYYQQCLKFLVFGNVLKNNTYPLSVSAERIFQAIAAAEYAREIGASAIAHGSTGAGNDQVRFDMAFRIIAPDAEVITPIRDLRLSREAEIEYLKAKGVDQEWHKAAYSINKGLWGTSVGGKETLTSDQFLPESAWPTQITKTEPETITLVFQHGEIKEVAGEKFANSVDAIRKVTELAGPFGIGRDIHVGDTIIGIKGRVGFEAPAPLILIKAHHALEKHVLGKWQLYWKEQLANWYGTMLHEGQFMDPVMRNIETFLADTQAHVSGKVHVLLAPYRFQVLGIESDHDLMSSKFGSYGEMNNAWTGDDVRGFSKVASNQVMIYEKINNQ; encoded by the coding sequence ATGTCTCAAAAAGTAGTTCTTGCCTTTAGCGGAGGTCTCGATACCTCCTTCTGCGTTAAATATTTGTCCGAAGATCGGGGCATGGATGTGTACTCGGTGCTGGTCGATACGGGCGGCTTCTCGGATGCCGAACTCAAAGCCATTGAGGAACGGGCGTACTCGCTGGGCGTAAAATCCCACGTAACGATCTCGAAAACGGACGACTACTACCAACAATGCCTGAAGTTCCTGGTGTTTGGTAACGTGTTGAAAAACAATACGTATCCACTCTCCGTAAGTGCCGAACGGATTTTTCAGGCTATTGCTGCCGCCGAATACGCCCGCGAAATTGGGGCGTCGGCCATTGCGCACGGAAGTACCGGTGCCGGAAACGACCAAGTGCGTTTTGATATGGCATTTCGGATTATAGCGCCCGACGCAGAAGTCATTACGCCTATTCGTGATTTGCGCCTGTCGCGCGAAGCCGAAATTGAGTACCTGAAGGCCAAAGGCGTTGATCAGGAGTGGCACAAAGCCGCTTATTCAATTAACAAGGGCTTGTGGGGCACATCGGTTGGCGGAAAAGAAACCCTGACGTCGGATCAGTTCCTGCCCGAATCAGCCTGGCCAACCCAGATAACCAAAACGGAACCAGAGACCATTACGCTCGTCTTCCAGCACGGTGAAATTAAGGAAGTAGCCGGTGAGAAGTTCGCGAATTCAGTCGATGCGATTCGGAAAGTTACCGAGCTGGCCGGTCCGTTTGGTATTGGTCGCGATATTCACGTTGGTGACACGATCATTGGTATTAAAGGTCGGGTTGGTTTCGAAGCACCGGCCCCGTTGATCCTCATCAAAGCACACCATGCACTCGAAAAACACGTGCTGGGCAAGTGGCAGCTCTACTGGAAAGAGCAACTAGCCAACTGGTATGGTACCATGCTGCACGAAGGTCAGTTTATGGACCCCGTCATGCGAAATATTGAAACCTTCCTGGCTGATACACAAGCGCATGTTTCGGGTAAAGTACACGTGCTATTGGCTCCTTATCGGTTTCAGGTGCTCGGTATTGAGTCGGATCATGACCTAATGTCGTCGAAATTTGGTTCTTATGGCGAAATGAACAACGCCTGGACCGGAGACGACGTGCGCGGCTTCTCAAAAGTTGCCTCCAATCAGGTAATGATCTATGAGAAAATCAATAATCAATAA